The following are from one region of the Haloactinomyces albus genome:
- a CDS encoding cupin domain-containing protein, which produces MDSLQRCVGETEHFAEQVWGRRVMVHGPAPEGFEDLLSLDDVDQLLSGYGMRTPTFRLVREGRALPASEYTHSARIGNTPMTGIADPARVFAAVEQGATLVLQGLQRYWPPLTRFCRELEITLGHQCQVNAYITPPDSRGFQPHSDTHDVFVLQAFGRKTWQIWPAPGEEGADDEQAATNVEMEPGTAVYMPTGTRHAARTQHALSGHLTVGVHPTRWRQVLEKALAHVLVDPALDDPLPVGFHREPEALTTRVNGHLEELSTQLEKLEAREITDDLVERFLTGRPSLLRGGLVDRMRLATLDDEGILRHRPGSVCEIRTDDVDHVRVLLGDRELRTPRWVEPAIREVACRSTFAVRDLAPHLDATSRLVLARRLVREGLLEVTDE; this is translated from the coding sequence ATGGATTCCCTGCAGCGATGTGTCGGGGAGACCGAACACTTCGCCGAGCAGGTGTGGGGCAGGCGCGTCATGGTGCACGGTCCGGCCCCGGAGGGGTTCGAGGACCTGCTGAGTCTCGACGATGTCGACCAGCTGCTGTCGGGCTACGGGATGCGGACCCCGACGTTCCGGCTCGTCCGGGAGGGACGGGCCTTACCCGCCTCGGAGTACACGCATTCGGCCCGGATCGGCAACACGCCGATGACCGGCATCGCCGATCCGGCACGCGTGTTCGCCGCCGTTGAGCAGGGAGCGACCCTCGTCCTGCAGGGACTGCAGCGCTATTGGCCACCGCTCACCCGTTTCTGCCGGGAATTGGAGATCACGCTCGGCCATCAGTGCCAGGTGAACGCCTACATCACTCCACCGGACTCCCGGGGCTTTCAGCCGCACAGTGACACGCACGACGTGTTCGTGCTGCAAGCATTCGGACGTAAGACGTGGCAGATCTGGCCGGCCCCCGGAGAAGAAGGCGCCGACGACGAGCAGGCGGCCACGAACGTCGAAATGGAACCGGGAACGGCCGTGTACATGCCGACCGGCACCAGACACGCCGCACGAACACAGCACGCCCTGTCCGGTCACCTCACGGTCGGGGTTCATCCGACACGGTGGCGACAGGTGCTGGAAAAGGCGCTCGCCCACGTGCTCGTCGATCCGGCTCTGGATGATCCACTCCCCGTGGGGTTCCACCGCGAACCCGAGGCACTGACCACGCGGGTCAACGGCCATCTCGAGGAGCTGAGCACGCAACTGGAGAAACTGGAGGCGCGCGAGATCACCGACGACCTCGTCGAGCGTTTCCTGACCGGCCGCCCCTCGTTGCTCCGTGGTGGGCTGGTCGACCGGATGCGTCTGGCCACCTTGGACGACGAGGGGATTCTGCGCCACCGTCCCGGCTCCGTGTGCGAGATCCGGACCGACGATGTCGATCACGTGCGGGTCCTGCTCGGCGACCGGGAACTTCGGACCCCCCGGTGGGTGGAACCGGCGATACGCGAGGTCGCCTGCCGCAGCACCTTCGCCGTGCGAGATCTCGCACCGCACCTGGATGCGACCAGCCGCCTCGTTCTGGCACGGCGACTCGTCCGAGAGGGGTTGCTCGAGGTCACGGATGAGTGA
- a CDS encoding sucrase ferredoxin, translating into MSEAGSAAGARCHARSLARNEPLHGTASTVRGWILLEDPGPWGVHALRDSRLDTTLTERLQEASRRLRLRVVLIRRTRRQGQSTLRRRRCFLARTGLGEGWVEQALLDEPGQVLDLDLERLARGLRPGLQPVPDPLFFVCTHGRHDPCCAEQGRPVAEALTERLPEQTWEVSHIGGDRFAGNLLVLPHGLYFGRVPAEEAVPLAEAYVRGEIDPRYLRGRAAYGFATQAAECLLRAETGIRGVDDLPLLSSHSEGDDTEATFAAPRQGHYRVRMRTAPAPPERRLTCHTEQLSAPPEHHLVELRHEVP; encoded by the coding sequence ATGAGTGAGGCCGGTAGTGCGGCCGGGGCACGCTGCCACGCGCGCAGCCTCGCCCGAAACGAGCCGCTACACGGCACCGCATCCACGGTTCGGGGCTGGATACTGTTGGAAGATCCCGGCCCGTGGGGCGTGCACGCGCTCCGGGACAGCCGACTCGATACGACACTGACGGAAAGGCTGCAGGAAGCGAGCAGGCGGCTGCGCCTGCGCGTCGTACTCATCCGTCGTACACGGCGCCAAGGCCAGTCGACACTGCGGCGCCGCCGCTGCTTTCTCGCTCGAACCGGCCTCGGCGAGGGCTGGGTGGAGCAGGCCCTGCTCGACGAACCCGGCCAGGTCCTGGATCTCGACCTGGAAAGGCTCGCCCGCGGACTCCGCCCCGGGCTGCAGCCGGTCCCGGATCCGCTCTTCTTCGTCTGTACGCACGGGCGGCACGATCCCTGCTGTGCCGAGCAGGGGCGGCCCGTGGCCGAAGCGCTGACCGAACGTCTTCCGGAACAGACCTGGGAGGTCTCCCATATCGGCGGAGACCGGTTCGCGGGCAATCTCCTCGTGTTGCCGCACGGGCTGTACTTCGGGCGAGTGCCTGCCGAAGAGGCCGTCCCGCTCGCCGAGGCGTACGTACGAGGCGAGATCGACCCCCGGTACCTGCGAGGACGCGCCGCCTATGGCTTCGCCACCCAGGCCGCGGAGTGCTTGCTGCGCGCGGAGACCGGTATCCGCGGCGTCGACGACCTACCGCTTCTCTCGTCCCACAGCGAGGGCGACGACACCGAAGCGACGTTCGCCGCTCCCCGGCAAGGCCACTACCGGGTCAGAATGCGGACGGCACCCGCCCCACCCGAGCGGAGGCTCACCTGCCACACCGAGCAGCTCTCCGCCCCGCCCGAGCACCACCTGGTGGAGCTGCGTCACGAGGTGCCATGA
- a CDS encoding shikimate dehydrogenase, with protein sequence MSGRDGYLIGLVGSGIGPSLTPPLHEREADALGVRYLYRRLDIDELGLPATAIGEILAAARLSGYDGLNITHPCKQAILDHLDELSPDAAALNAVNTVVFTEGKAVGHNTDWSGFARSVDLGLPDAPLSCVVLLGAGGAGAAVAHALLTLGTGRLHILDVDPDRSAALATSLCTHFGADRAIAGRLDNGGDALATAIGEADGLTHATPTGMAAHPGLPLPAELLRPDLWVADVVYRPLHTKLVTTARAQGCRVLNGGRMAVYQAADAFRLFTGIEPDADRMLGHFDTLAENDTAGSPENHVHR encoded by the coding sequence ATGAGCGGCCGGGACGGATATCTGATCGGGTTGGTCGGCTCGGGCATCGGCCCATCGCTGACCCCGCCCCTGCACGAGCGCGAGGCCGACGCGCTGGGCGTGCGCTACCTGTACCGCCGACTGGACATCGACGAGCTCGGCCTGCCGGCCACCGCGATCGGCGAGATCCTGGCTGCCGCCCGGTTGTCCGGCTACGACGGGCTCAACATCACCCACCCGTGCAAGCAGGCGATTCTCGATCACCTCGACGAGCTTTCGCCCGATGCCGCAGCCCTGAACGCGGTCAACACCGTCGTGTTCACCGAGGGCAAGGCTGTCGGGCACAACACGGATTGGTCCGGCTTCGCCCGCAGTGTCGACCTGGGACTTCCGGATGCTCCGCTGAGCTGCGTGGTGCTACTCGGAGCAGGTGGGGCGGGCGCAGCCGTCGCGCACGCACTCCTCACCCTGGGCACCGGACGACTCCACATCCTCGATGTCGACCCCGACCGCAGTGCGGCGCTGGCGACCTCGCTGTGCACACATTTCGGCGCCGACCGCGCCATCGCCGGACGACTGGACAACGGCGGCGACGCGCTGGCCACCGCCATCGGCGAGGCCGACGGTCTGACGCACGCCACTCCCACCGGTATGGCCGCCCACCCGGGCCTGCCGTTGCCCGCCGAGTTGCTCCGCCCCGACCTGTGGGTGGCCGACGTCGTCTACCGGCCGCTACACACCAAACTGGTGACGACCGCGAGGGCCCAAGGTTGCCGGGTCCTCAACGGTGGCAGGATGGCTGTCTACCAGGCCGCCGACGCATTCCGCCTGTTCACCGGCATCGAACCCGATGCCGACCGGATGCTGGGCCATTTCGACACACTCGCCGAAAACGACACGGCAGGAAGCCCGGAAAACCATGTCCACCGTTGA
- a CDS encoding MaoC family dehydratase encodes MSTDTATNTTTLDTLAELEKFEGKSLGTSSWFSIAQDRINTFADATDDHQWIHTDPERASAESPFGGPIAHGYLTLSLIIPMWEEVLTVNSVTTAVNYGLNKVRFVNPVPADGRVRLNATLKQYEELPKGSVQVTVDAAIELEGSERPACIAEAVYRMFE; translated from the coding sequence GTGTCCACTGACACCGCGACGAACACGACCACACTGGACACCCTCGCCGAACTCGAGAAGTTCGAGGGCAAATCGCTCGGGACCAGCTCGTGGTTTTCCATCGCCCAGGACCGCATCAACACCTTCGCCGATGCCACCGACGACCACCAGTGGATCCACACCGATCCCGAACGCGCCAGCGCCGAAAGTCCCTTCGGTGGCCCCATCGCCCACGGCTATCTCACGCTGTCGCTGATCATCCCCATGTGGGAGGAAGTGCTCACCGTCAACAGCGTGACCACGGCGGTCAACTACGGGCTCAACAAGGTCCGCTTCGTGAACCCGGTTCCCGCCGACGGCCGGGTGCGCCTCAACGCCACCCTCAAACAGTATGAAGAGCTGCCCAAGGGCAGCGTCCAGGTCACCGTCGACGCCGCCATCGAACTCGAAGGTAGCGAACGACCCGCCTGCATCGCCGAGGCCGTCTACCGCATGTTCGAGTGA
- a CDS encoding SDR family NAD(P)-dependent oxidoreductase has protein sequence MDLTNKVAIVTGSGQGLGLAYAQELARRGASVVVNDIDRDTAEAAVASITEAGGKAHAVVGAVGSTETAQALVDGAVETFGRLDVLVTNAGILRDKVVWKMTDEDFDQVLNVHMRGTFTCVRAAVVKMREQGEGGRIICIGSPAGQRGNFGQTNYSGAKAGIVGMVRTWAMELARAEITVNAVVPVAATAMTETIPFLKPYVDAMNNGEELPAFARRELGFGGPQDAAGVVAFLAGDAAAEITGQAVAIGGDRLALWSHPDMTATAYHDGGWDPDAIEQEWPTTFADHLESVGEKLPEEATAQ, from the coding sequence ATGGATCTCACGAACAAGGTTGCGATCGTCACCGGCAGCGGCCAGGGCCTCGGATTGGCCTACGCCCAGGAACTCGCCCGCCGTGGCGCCTCGGTCGTGGTCAACGACATCGACCGGGACACCGCCGAGGCCGCTGTCGCCTCGATCACCGAGGCAGGCGGCAAGGCCCATGCCGTGGTCGGGGCCGTGGGCAGCACGGAAACCGCGCAGGCTCTCGTCGACGGTGCCGTGGAGACGTTCGGGCGGCTGGACGTCCTGGTCACCAACGCGGGCATCCTGCGCGACAAGGTCGTGTGGAAGATGACCGACGAGGACTTCGATCAAGTGCTCAACGTCCACATGCGCGGCACCTTCACCTGCGTGCGCGCCGCCGTGGTCAAGATGCGCGAGCAGGGCGAGGGCGGTCGCATCATCTGCATCGGCTCGCCTGCCGGGCAGCGCGGCAACTTCGGCCAGACCAACTACTCCGGTGCCAAGGCGGGCATCGTGGGCATGGTCCGCACCTGGGCCATGGAACTGGCCCGCGCCGAGATCACCGTCAATGCGGTCGTGCCGGTGGCGGCCACCGCGATGACCGAGACCATCCCCTTCCTCAAGCCTTACGTCGATGCCATGAACAACGGCGAGGAGCTGCCCGCCTTCGCGCGTCGCGAGCTCGGCTTCGGTGGACCGCAGGACGCTGCCGGCGTCGTGGCTTTCCTGGCCGGCGATGCCGCTGCCGAGATCACCGGACAGGCCGTGGCCATCGGCGGCGACCGCCTGGCGCTGTGGTCGCACCCGGACATGACCGCCACCGCCTACCACGACGGCGGCTGGGACCCCGACGCGATCGAGCAGGAATGGCCGACCACCTTCGCCGATCACCTCGAATCGGTCGGTGAGAAACTCCCCGAGGAGGCAACCGCGCAATGA
- a CDS encoding MBL fold metallo-hydrolase, producing MPHASAGITDIALRLHAELTDAAQAGDTPLSTRARNLLKEREPMSAPPEVVLLGTSGGPRWRRARAGIASAVTVGDAVYLVDCGYGVGRQMIRAGLGLDRLRGVFVTHMHSDHTVDFFSLLLYGWYENLEGIDRPVTALGPGDRGAVPPASPHAQVPPPTICPDSPTPGLAEMTGHLMRAFATDVNDRLRDNLRRPPEELLTARDIELPETVAFHPDRNPCPPVRPFDIYEDDRVRVRATLVQHAPVAPAFAFRFDTDEGSVVFSGDTGVCDNLLELAADADVLVHEVIDEQWVHQRYEGGRTEQQRSMIDHHLTAHTPIPDTGRVAEKAGVRKLVLTHFVPGELERPRWHAAAEEFSGTLIVGEDLTRIPLSRS from the coding sequence GTGCCTCATGCATCCGCCGGAATCACCGACATCGCGCTGCGGCTGCATGCCGAACTCACCGATGCCGCACAAGCCGGTGACACACCGCTGTCGACGAGAGCACGAAATCTCCTCAAGGAAAGGGAACCGATGTCTGCACCACCCGAAGTGGTCCTGCTCGGCACTTCCGGCGGCCCTCGGTGGCGGCGTGCCCGCGCCGGAATCGCCTCGGCCGTGACCGTGGGCGACGCGGTCTATCTCGTGGACTGCGGTTACGGTGTCGGCCGTCAGATGATCCGGGCAGGGCTCGGCCTGGACCGCTTGCGCGGGGTCTTCGTCACGCACATGCATTCCGACCACACGGTCGACTTCTTCAGCCTGCTGCTCTACGGCTGGTACGAAAACCTCGAAGGCATCGACCGTCCCGTCACCGCTCTCGGCCCGGGCGATCGCGGCGCCGTCCCTCCTGCCTCGCCACACGCTCAGGTCCCACCGCCGACGATCTGCCCGGACAGTCCCACACCGGGCCTGGCCGAGATGACCGGCCACCTCATGCGGGCCTTCGCCACCGATGTCAACGACCGCCTGCGCGACAACCTCCGGCGCCCTCCGGAGGAACTGCTCACCGCCCGCGATATCGAACTCCCGGAGACGGTTGCCTTCCACCCCGACCGGAATCCGTGCCCGCCCGTGCGGCCCTTCGACATCTACGAGGACGACCGTGTCCGCGTGCGCGCCACCCTCGTGCAGCACGCCCCGGTGGCTCCGGCCTTCGCGTTCCGTTTCGACACCGACGAGGGGTCGGTCGTGTTCTCCGGCGACACCGGGGTCTGCGACAACCTGCTCGAACTCGCCGCAGACGCCGACGTCCTCGTGCACGAGGTGATCGACGAGCAGTGGGTCCACCAACGCTACGAGGGCGGACGAACCGAGCAGCAGCGCTCCATGATCGACCACCACCTCACCGCGCACACCCCCATCCCCGATACGGGGCGTGTGGCCGAGAAAGCCGGTGTGCGAAAGCTCGTGCTCACGCACTTCGTTCCGGGGGAGCTTGAGCGACCGCGGTGGCACGCCGCCGCCGAGGAGTTCTCCGGCACCCTCATCGTCGGCGAAGACCTCACCCGGATACCACTCAGCCGCAGTTGA
- the couO gene encoding 4-hydroxyphenyl-beta-ketoacyl-CoA hydrolase: protein MSRYTYGIDTESITALDVHTHVEIDGCGHKSLDDDLIAASEKYFKSGQERTPSLETMAEHYRERNMAAIVFTVDAASATGHPVNSVEEIAEGAARHNDVLIPFGSVDPWQGKAAVKRVRTLVDEYGVKGFKFHPSLQGFEPNNRDFYPVYEALAECGVPALFHTGQTGIGAGLPGGHGIKLRYSDPMLLDDVAADFPELTIIMAHPSVPWQDAAISSASHKPNVHIDLSGWSPKYFPPQLVQAANSFLRHKVLFGSDFPVIQPDRWMRDFEKLDIKDEVRPLIFKDNALKILGLGG, encoded by the coding sequence ATGAGCAGGTACACCTACGGCATCGATACCGAGTCCATCACCGCGCTGGATGTGCACACCCACGTCGAAATCGACGGCTGCGGCCACAAATCCCTCGACGACGACCTGATCGCGGCCTCGGAGAAGTACTTCAAGTCCGGCCAGGAACGCACTCCGAGCCTGGAAACCATGGCCGAGCACTACCGCGAGCGCAACATGGCCGCGATCGTGTTCACCGTCGACGCCGCCTCCGCCACCGGCCATCCCGTCAACTCCGTGGAGGAGATCGCCGAGGGCGCCGCCCGCCACAACGACGTGCTGATCCCCTTCGGCTCCGTCGATCCGTGGCAGGGGAAGGCGGCCGTCAAGCGCGTGCGCACACTGGTCGACGAGTACGGGGTCAAGGGGTTCAAGTTCCATCCCAGCCTGCAGGGATTCGAACCCAACAACCGTGACTTCTACCCCGTCTACGAGGCCCTGGCCGAATGCGGCGTGCCCGCCCTGTTCCACACCGGCCAAACCGGTATCGGTGCCGGGCTGCCCGGCGGACACGGCATCAAGCTGCGCTACTCCGACCCGATGCTGCTCGACGACGTCGCCGCCGACTTCCCCGAGCTGACGATCATCATGGCGCATCCGTCGGTGCCCTGGCAGGACGCGGCGATCTCCAGCGCCTCGCACAAGCCCAACGTCCACATCGACCTGTCCGGGTGGTCGCCGAAGTACTTCCCGCCGCAGTTGGTGCAGGCCGCCAACTCCTTCCTGCGCCACAAGGTCCTGTTCGGTTCGGACTTCCCCGTCATCCAACCCGATCGCTGGATGCGCGACTTCGAGAAACTCGACATCAAAGACGAGGTCCGGCCGCTGATCTTCAAGGACAACGCACTGAAGATTCTGGGCCTCGGCGGCTGA
- a CDS encoding TetR/AcrR family transcriptional regulator, with protein sequence MAAPLSDNPPANSLPSGSERQRDADRTRAEILDVATQEFSEQGYAGARVDEIAAKTRTTKRMIYYYFGSKEQLYRAALERAYTAIRSAEQELDVEHLGPVEALRRLAELTFDHHESHPDFVRLVSIENIHCAEHIGKSSTLASLAKPALDVLAGILERGRAAGEFRQDVDALDVHMMISSFCVFRTANRHTFSAIFGRDMLDPAYRDHYRRMLGDMILEYLSAC encoded by the coding sequence GTGGCCGCACCGCTGTCCGACAACCCGCCCGCCAACTCCTTGCCGAGTGGTTCGGAGCGGCAGCGCGATGCCGACCGAACTCGTGCCGAGATTCTCGATGTCGCCACCCAGGAGTTCTCCGAGCAGGGCTACGCCGGTGCCCGAGTGGACGAGATCGCCGCGAAGACGCGGACGACCAAGCGGATGATCTACTACTACTTCGGCAGCAAGGAACAGCTCTACCGCGCGGCGCTGGAACGGGCCTACACGGCGATCCGCTCGGCCGAGCAGGAGCTCGACGTCGAGCACCTCGGACCGGTCGAGGCCCTCCGGCGGTTGGCCGAACTGACCTTCGACCACCACGAGTCGCATCCGGACTTCGTTCGGCTGGTCAGCATCGAAAACATCCACTGTGCCGAGCACATCGGGAAGTCCTCGACGCTGGCGAGTCTGGCGAAGCCGGCCCTGGACGTGCTGGCGGGCATTCTCGAGCGGGGACGTGCGGCAGGCGAGTTCCGGCAGGACGTCGACGCCCTCGACGTGCACATGATGATCAGCTCGTTCTGCGTGTTCCGGACCGCCAACCGGCACACCTTCAGCGCGATCTTCGGTCGGGACATGCTGGATCCGGCGTATCGGGACCATTACCGCAGGATGCTCGGTGACATGATCCTGGAGTACCTGAGCGCCTGCTAG